ATATTCTCCTTCCAGCAACAACTTTTTTTGAAGATTTTGATATAAATTATTCATATTTCCATAATTTTATTTCAATAAATGAAAAAGTTATTGAACCCAGAGGAGAAGCTAAAAGCAATTATGAATTATTCAAACTATTAGCAAAATATCTTAATATTGATAATGAACACCTCTATGAAGATAAAGATAAAATAATTGAAAAAATTTTAAAAGAAAATAATTTAGGAATAAATTTAAATGAATTAAAGGAAAAAGGATTTTTTGAAATTCCTATTCCAAAGAAAAATATTTATCAAACAAACTCTGGAAAAATTGAATTTTATTCTATTGAAGCTTTTAAAAATGGTCTTAGTCCATTTCCAATCCATTTAGAAATAAATAAAAATAATTTAATGCAATTATTTACAACTACTCATAAAGATTTAACAAGCTCACAATATCATAATAAAATTAAAAGAAATATAGATTTTCCTGTTTTTATGAATTATTTAGATGCAAGAAGAATGAAATTAAGAAATGGAGATAAAGTTTTATTAAAAAATAATTATGGTTCTTTTAAAGCTAAAATAAAGATTACAAAAGATATACATGAAGGGACTTTATTAATTTATAAATCTCCTTGGCCAAAAATACTTGGAAATACTCCAAATTCTCTTATTCCAGATGAAATTCAAGAAAAATATGGGGGATGCTCTATTATTCATTCAACATTTGTTTCTATTGAAAATTATAAGAGTGATCTTTAATGAATTTTTTTGAAACTATTGAAGATAGATTTAAATTGTTAAAATTACTTAAATCTGAAGGAATGTATGTTAGATGGCATGCATATGAATATTTAATTGGTTATAAAAATAATTTAGTTTGTTTAATTTTTCTAGAACCTATAAATAAAAAAGTTTTAATAAAAAAATTTAAATGGAGTAAATTTTCTAATGAAGCTATTGAAATTATTAAGAGTAAAATAGCTTATATTAATAAAAAAATTGAAATTGAAGTTATTGATTGACTTAACAACTACTATGTTTTATTGCGCCTGTTGGACAAGATGTAACACAAACGCAACATTGTATACATGAATCAATATTTGGAGCTGTTGATTTTCCATCTTTAAGTTCATAAACTCCTGTTGGGCAAACAGCTACGCATTGTCCTGCACCAATACATTTATCATAATCTATTTCAATAGTTACTCCTAAACTTTCACTAGTCCATTTTTTTACATTCGACATATTTTTTTCTCCTCTCTTTTTAAGAATTTTAAAGAATATCGTAAAATAAATATTTTTAAATATCATGAATAACAATGAAGATATCTCTAAAATAATTTATTTCTTCCTTTGAATTATAACCTCTATAAAGGATTTTCTTTAATACAGAAATTAAAATTGAAAAAACTCGTTTTTTACTAATATAACCAATAATTCCTACATTATTTTAAAAACATTAATAATTAAGAAAATTTTAAGTATCTATATTCCTAGCTATCATTATTACTTCATCGCTTCTAAACAAATCCTTTATTACACATTCAACTTTAGCTCCTAAAACTTTATTATATATTCTTTGAGCAGAATTTTCAGCACTAGTTGTAACTAACACAATTTTTATTTTAGAGTCTCTTGCATGAGTATACTTTTTAATAGCTTCGAAAGATTCTTTTATTAATTTTTCTCCAATTCCTTTTCCTCTATATTCTGGAAGAATTGCAATTTGTTCAAGTTCCCATACTGCTTCCTTTCTAAAACCACCTTTTTCCATCCATAGAATATATCCAATTATATCATTTCCAAATTTAGCTATGAAATATTGCATTCTTGGAAAAGCATTAAAATTGCATTCAATCCATTTTAATGCATCATAGTAATTTCTTAATCCATGAAAGCAAATCGATGCAATTTCTGCAATATGTGGAATATCTTCTCTTCTTAATCTTTCAATAAGTATTTCTTTAGCAATTTCTAACATTTTATTCTTAAGCAATGTTAAGAAATTCTAATATAAAAATCCCATTCAACATTTCTATTTACCATTAAAAAAATTTTTATAATGGTATATTTCCTTTAATTTTATGAAAAAGACTTTAATAACTAAAGAAAAAGGCAAATATCTAGCTAAAGACATTCTTATAATTG
The Nitrososphaerota archaeon DNA segment above includes these coding regions:
- a CDS encoding 4Fe-4S binding protein, with the translated sequence MSNVKKWTSESLGVTIEIDYDKCIGAGQCVAVCPTGVYELKDGKSTAPNIDSCIQCCVCVTSCPTGAIKHSSC
- a CDS encoding GNAT family N-acetyltransferase; amino-acid sequence: MLEIAKEILIERLRREDIPHIAEIASICFHGLRNYYDALKWIECNFNAFPRMQYFIAKFGNDIIGYILWMEKGGFRKEAVWELEQIAILPEYRGKGIGEKLIKESFEAIKKYTHARDSKIKIVLVTTSAENSAQRIYNKVLGAKVECVIKDLFRSDEVIMIARNIDT